A genomic segment from Streptomyces sp. NBC_01233 encodes:
- a CDS encoding adenosine deaminase, protein MTSETPNLPTPDQIRRSPKVLLHDHLDGGLRPGTIIELAREVGYENLPETDADKLGIWFREAADSGSLPRYLETFAHTCAVMQTKAALFRVAAECAEDLAEDGVVYAEIRYAPEQHLEAGLTLEEVVEAVNDGFREGERRAKANGHRIRIGALLTAMRHAARALEIAELANRYRDNGVVGFDIAGAEAGFPPTRHLDAFEYLKRENNHFTIHAGEAFGLPSIWQALQWCGADRLGHGVKIIDDIEVAADGSVTLGRLASYVRDKRIPLEMCPTSNLQTAAAASYAEHPIGLLRKLHFRLTVNTDNRLMSGTSMSREFEHLVDTFGYTLEDMQWFTVNAMKSAFIPFDERLAMINEVIKPGYAELKSEWLFQQTASTSGSVSA, encoded by the coding sequence ATGACGAGCGAGACCCCCAACCTGCCGACCCCGGATCAGATCCGCCGCTCCCCGAAGGTGCTGCTGCACGATCACCTCGACGGTGGACTGCGCCCCGGGACGATCATCGAGCTGGCCCGCGAGGTCGGCTACGAGAACCTCCCCGAGACCGACGCCGACAAGCTCGGCATCTGGTTCCGTGAAGCCGCCGACTCCGGCTCCCTCCCGCGCTACCTGGAGACCTTCGCGCACACCTGCGCGGTCATGCAGACGAAGGCGGCCCTCTTCCGGGTCGCCGCCGAGTGCGCCGAGGACCTGGCCGAGGACGGCGTCGTGTACGCCGAGATCCGCTACGCCCCCGAGCAGCACCTGGAAGCCGGCCTGACCCTCGAAGAGGTCGTCGAGGCCGTGAACGACGGCTTCCGCGAGGGCGAGCGCCGCGCGAAGGCCAACGGCCACCGCATCCGCATCGGCGCCCTGCTGACCGCGATGCGCCACGCTGCCCGCGCGCTGGAGATCGCCGAGCTGGCGAACCGCTACCGCGACAACGGCGTCGTCGGCTTCGACATCGCCGGCGCCGAGGCCGGGTTCCCTCCCACCCGCCACCTCGACGCCTTCGAGTACCTCAAGCGCGAGAACAACCACTTCACCATCCACGCGGGCGAGGCCTTCGGCCTGCCGTCGATCTGGCAGGCCCTGCAGTGGTGCGGCGCCGACCGCCTCGGTCACGGCGTGAAGATCATCGATGACATCGAGGTCGCCGCCGACGGTTCCGTGACCCTGGGCCGCCTGGCCTCGTACGTCCGGGACAAGCGCATCCCCCTGGAGATGTGCCCGACCTCGAACCTGCAGACGGCCGCGGCCGCCTCGTACGCCGAGCACCCGATCGGCCTGCTGCGGAAGCTGCACTTCAGGCTCACGGTCAACACCGACAACCGGCTGATGAGCGGCACCAGCATGAGCCGCGAGTTCGAGCACCTGGTGGACACCTTCGGCTACACGCTGGAGGACATGCAGTGGTTCACCGTCAATGCGATGAAGTCCGCGTTCATTCCTTTCGATGAACGACTGGCCATGATCAACGAGGTCATCAAGCCCGGTTATGCGGAGCTGAAGTCGGAGTGGCTGTTCCAGCAGACCGCTTCCACCAGCGGTTCTGTCTCGGCCTAG